A region of the Streptomyces durocortorensis genome:
GCCGAGCACGCCGAGGTAGGCGGAGAGCGGGGCGAGGCCGGCGTCGACCTTCACCGCGTGCTTCGCGGGCAGGTCGGCGATCTCGCGCCAGCCGAGGCCGTGCAGGACGTGGTCGCCGACGGCGAAGCCCTCGGCGTTGGAGGCGATGACCTCACCGACCGCGCCGCCGTCCATGGGGTGGTCGAGCTTGAAGGGCGGGGTGTACGACTTCACGTCGTTCATCCGGCCGCGCATGTACGGGTCGACCGAGAAGTGCTTGTTGCGGACGAGGATGCGCCCTTCGGCCGGAGCGGCGACCGCGGCCTCACGCAGCGCGAAGTCCTCGGCCTTGGGCCAGCCGTGCGGGCGGGCGACGAGGTGCCATTCGCGGCTGGTCGTGGGAAGTGCAGCAGACATGGGCTCGGGTTCTCCTCAATGTCCTACGGGGAAACTACGGGGAAGGTCTACCGGTACGGGGAAGGCCCACCGGAAAAGGTTCATTACCTAAAACAACCATGCTCCCGGATATTTCATGTTGTCAAGTAACTCGGTAGGCTGTTCTCCATGACCAACCGCACAGACACCGTGACCCTTGAGGTCGTCGAGCTCATCGGCACCGTCGTGGCGCGCTACCACGAGGAGTACGACCGGGCCGCCGCCGAGCACGCCCTCACGGGGGCGCAGGCACGGGTGCTCGGGCTGCTCTCCCTGGAGCCCCTGCCGATGCGGAAGATCGCCCTCAAGCTGAAGTGCGAGCCGTCGAACGTGACCGGGATCATCGACCGGCTGGAGACCCGGGGACTGGTCGAGCGCAGGCCCGATCCGGCCGACCGGCGGGTGAAGCTGGCCGCCGCGACGGATCAGGGCAGGCGTACGGCCCGGGAGCTGCGGGACGCGCTGGACTTCGCCCGGGAGCCGCTGGCCGGGCTCTCCGGCACCGAGCGCACGGTGCTGCGGGACCTGCTGCGCCGGATGCTGGGCGAGGAGCCGGGCCCCGGCGCCTGATCACGCCCGCCCGGCCCCGCCCACCGGCTGTCGGCGCCCGGCGCCGCTACACGCACCACCAGAGGAACCGGGTGCAGGTCGGGGACGGCGTGGGGGCGGGCGTCGGCTCAGCCGGCGGGGGCGCGGGGGCCGTCGTCGGCTGCTCCGGGTCGCCGGGGGCGGGCGAGTCGGCGGGCGGGCTGTCGGACGGCTCGGGCGCACCGGACTCCTCGGGGTCCTCGGGGTCCGGGGAGGCGGCGGGCGGAGTCGTCCGGGACGCTTCGGGGATCGGCGGCTTCGCGGGGGCGCCACCGGAGGCGCCCGTCGGCGAGGCGTCCGCAGCGGGATTCTCGGTCGCCCCCGTGGGGGTGCCGACCGGGCCCGGGTCCCGGGGCTCTTCGGTGGCCGGGGGCTCGGGCACCGGCTCGGTGGGACCGCCCGGCGCCTCGCGTACGTAGTCGGCGGCGGTGTTGTCGCGCCCGGGCTCCCGGGCCAGTTCGGCCAGGCTCAGCACGCCCGCCGCGAGCAGCAGCCCGAGGGCCGCGAGCAGCACGGCCCGGCCGCGTCGGCGGTGGCTGCCCCGGCCCCCCCGACCGGACCCGGCGCGGCGCTGCCCGCGCCGCTCCTCGCGGCGCCGTCCGCGTACGGGGTCGGCAGGGCGGTGAGCGACCTCGGCATGACCGGCCTCGTCGGACGGGTGCCACGCGGTGGCGGCCGTATCGCGCACGGACTCGCGTCCGCGCTCGGGCTCGGGCTCGTGTCCGCGCTCGTGCTCGCGTCCGCGCGTGCGGGTGCGTCTGCGGCGGCCGACGGGCGCGGACGACGGCGCAGCCGTTTCGTCCGGTACGTACGCGGTGGGCCCGGGCACGGCGTAGGGGCCCAGCGCCTCGGCGGGAGTCCCGCACCCGGCGCAGGCCAGGGCTCCGTTGAGATGCCGTCGGCACGGGTGGCAGTAATCCATGGCGCCCGCAGGTTAGACGTGCGCGGATCAACGAAGGAAGCCGCGCAGGTGAGGATCCTGTGAGGAAGGCCGGATTCCGGGGACGGGCGGTCCGATACGCCTGACACGCGGGAGGATGGGCCACATGACCGCTCCCACCCCCTTCGGCCCCCTCCAGTTCCAGCTGGTCCTGCTCCGCCGGATGGCCGATCACCAGCCCGGCCTGGTCGAGGACGCCCGGCAGGAGCTGAGCGCCTCGCTCGCCGAGATGCGGGAGGCCAACCGCCGCTGGCAGGCGATGGTGCGCGCACCGCGGGGGCGGGGCTCGCTGCGGCGCTACCGCTCGGCTCTCGGGGAGCCGGAGCTGACGCTGCGGCGCCGGGTCGGGGACCTGGAATGCGAGGCGCTGCTGTGGCCGGTGCCGCTCTGGCCGGAGCTGCGGTTCGAGGTGACGGCCGGGCCGGGCGGAGCCGTGTGGAACGAGTGGCTGGTACGGGCCCCGGGCACGGCGGGCCCGGAACTCACCTCCGTAACGGCACTGCGCCCCTGGTCGTGCACCGCGGACGAGGTGGCCCGGGCCTTTCCCCCGGCACGGCCGATGGAGGGCAGCGCGCCGACCCGGTGGGCGCTGGCCGTCACCGACCCGGGCAGCGGGGAACGTTACGTCGCCGAGTTCACCTGGGGCCTGTTCCAGCGGCTGCTTCCGGGCTGAGCCGACCGGACGCCCCCGAATCTGGCGGGCCGTCAGCCCCTGCACCTCCGACGGCGCATCCCAGCGCGCGCGACGGGCCGGACGGCGGGACCATGCAGGGAGAAGCCGGCGGCCGCCGGCACCCGTCCGCGCTCTCGGGAGAACTCGCCGTGACCGTCAGCCTTGAGCAGTTGCAGCGTTGCCATGTCGCCGTCGACCTCGGGGCCGCGAGGACCCGTGTGTACGTCAAGGGCCTCGGACTCGTCGTCGACGAGCCGAGCGTCGCCGCTGTCAACACCCGTACCGGTTCGCTCATCGCCGTCGGCGCGCTCGCCGAGCAGATGACCGGCCGC
Encoded here:
- a CDS encoding SCO2400 family protein, translated to MDYCHPCRRHLNGALACAGCGTPAEALGPYAVPGPTAYVPDETAAPSSAPVGRRRRTRTRGREHERGHEPEPERGRESVRDTAATAWHPSDEAGHAEVAHRPADPVRGRRREERRGQRRAGSGRGGRGSHRRRGRAVLLAALGLLLAAGVLSLAELAREPGRDNTAADYVREAPGGPTEPVPEPPATEEPRDPGPVGTPTGATENPAADASPTGASGGAPAKPPIPEASRTTPPAASPDPEDPEESGAPEPSDSPPADSPAPGDPEQPTTAPAPPPAEPTPAPTPSPTCTRFLWWCV
- a CDS encoding MarR family winged helix-turn-helix transcriptional regulator; the protein is MTNRTDTVTLEVVELIGTVVARYHEEYDRAAAEHALTGAQARVLGLLSLEPLPMRKIALKLKCEPSNVTGIIDRLETRGLVERRPDPADRRVKLAAATDQGRRTARELRDALDFAREPLAGLSGTERTVLRDLLRRMLGEEPGPGA